Proteins from a genomic interval of Phocoena phocoena chromosome 20, mPhoPho1.1, whole genome shotgun sequence:
- the LOC136141181 gene encoding zinc finger protein 134 — translation MAHPCDLCGPILKDILHLDEHQETHHGLKPYTCGACGRQFWFSVNFDQHQKLYNVEKVLRGDKGKTSFVKNCRACEEPHLSEKPFACEEEQKNFQTSLGSHQQKATHSKRKTRSTESGEVYHIRQMHYKCSECGKAFSRKDTLVQHQRIHTGEKPYECNECGKAFSRKATLVQHQRIHTGERPYECSECGKAFSRKDNLTQHKRIHTGEMPYKCGECGKYFSHHSNLIVHQRVHNGARPYKCHDCGKVFRHKSTLVQHESIHTGENPYVCSECGKSFGHKYTLIKHQRIHTEARPFECTECGKFFSRSSDFIAHQRVHTGERPFVCSKCGKDFIRTSHLVRHQKVHTGERPYECNECGKSYSLSSHLIRHQKVHTAGRL, via the coding sequence ATGGCTCACCCTTGTGACTTATGTGGCCCAATCTTGAAAGATATTTTGCACCTGGATGAACACCAAGAAACACACCATGGACTGAAACCTTACACGTGTGGGGCATGTGGGAGACAATTCTGGTTCAGTGTAAACTTTGACCAGCACCAGAAGCTGTACAATGTAGAGAAAGTCTTAAGAGGAGACAAAGGCAAGACCTCATTTGTGAAGAACTGTAGGGCCTGTGAAGAACCTCACCTGTCAGAGAAGCCCTTTGCATGTGAGGAGGAGCAGAAGAACTTCCAGACCAGTTTGGGCAGTCACCAGCAAAAGGCCACCCAcagcaagaggaaaacaaggAGCACTGAGAGTGGGGAGGTCTATCACATTAGACAAATGCATTACAAGTGCAGCgaatgtgggaaagctttcagtcgCAAAGATACACTTGTCCAGCACCAGAGAATCCATACTGGAGAAAAGCCTTATGAGtgcaatgaatgtgggaaagcgtTCAGCCGCAAAGCCACACTTGTCCAGCACCAGAGAATCCAcacaggagaaaggccttatgagtgcagtgaatgtggaaaagcctttagCCGCAAGGACAACCTTACTCAGCACAAaagaattcacactggagaaatgCCTTATAAGTGTGGCGAATGTGGCAAATACTTCAGCCATCACTCCAACCTAATTGTACACCAGAGAGTTCACAATGGAGCAAGGCCTTATAAGTGCCACGATTGTGGGAAAGTCTTCAGACACAAATCCACACTTGTTCAGCATGAGAGTATCCACACTGGAGAAAATCCTTATGtttgcagtgaatgtgggaaatcgtTTGGCCACAAATATACCCTTATTAAAcaccagagaattcatactgaGGCAAGGCCTTTTGAGTGCACTGAATGTGGGAAATTTTTTAGTCGAAGCTCTGACTTTATTGCACACCAGAGAGTTCACACAGGTGAAAGGCCTTTTGTGTGCAGCAAATGTGGGAAAGATTTCATCAGAACCTCCCACCTTGTTCGGCACCAAaaagttcacactggagaaaggccaTATGAATgcaatgaatgtgggaaatcGTATAGCTTAAGCTCCCATCTCATTAGGCACCAGAAAGTTCACACTGCCGGAAGGCTTTAG